The Eublepharis macularius isolate TG4126 chromosome 12, MPM_Emac_v1.0, whole genome shotgun sequence genomic sequence ATCTCTTTTGACCCAGTGTAGTCTAACCTAATTTACAGCCTTGTCTGATGCTTATTTAATTGGAAGCAAGCCCCAGTTgggttcaatgggacttactccctgtAAGCATGCATAAGATCAAAGTATTCCACTCCTCTGGTGCTCCATCTTAAGAGTATCATGAAGTGCAGATTCTGGGCCTTCACTACAGTGTCTGGAAGATCTAGATGGGATGGTGTCCTCGTGTCAGTCGCAGGGACACCTCTTCAGTTTTAAAGACATGTTGCTTATTTCTTTTGGAAATACACTATGGGAGAAACTATGCCAGTTGAATTTTTTGTTTGCAGCAGCGTGATTAAAGAAACGAGAGctaccaagaaaaaaaatggcagccCCCAATTATTATCCAATCCATTAATTTAAGGATGGCAGCCACCataatttttgtttcattttccctTAATGGCATCAGGGATTCTAAACTATAAATATCCTCCCATTGCCTGCATCTTCATGAAACTCCACTTCCATGCCTGAATGACCTTATTTTTTGCCTATTCCAGACATGGATGATGATTTTCGGGAAACTTTGAAGGATTATGTAAGTGGTTTAGCCAAATCAGCTGGTACCTATTTAAAGAGAGACCAGACGGGGGCTGCTCTTACTGGAGCCCAATTTGCAGCCAAGATAAAGGTAAGAAATGAAGAATGCTGGTTTTACTATGGTCAAGACCAGGACAATTCACATCCATTGAATTTCTTGTGCTGTAACATCCCATTATGATTGGTCCCTATCTCTGTAGCAGCTATTTCTGATAGGCCCCACCcatccccatggcagccattttgtctggCATTCACTTCTTGTTTTCAGAATTCCAGTGGCACAGACAAGTCCACTAAAGCTGGGGATCCCTTGGTTAGAGAGCCAGGTTAGGACTGGAGGGACATGGGTTCAAGCTGCCTTTTGcttggaaactcactgggtaactttgggccagtcattctctctctgcctaacctacttaACATgggtgttgtgaaggtaaaagggAGGGAAAAAGAGCCATGTATGCTATCCTGGGCTTGTTGGAGAatgagcaggataaaaatgatcAAATGCAGTGGAGCAGTGTTTTGCTTATCATGTGAAGGGTCTGGCTTTGTATCCTCTCTTCAGCTGTTTCTcctttgtctctctctttctctagcaTTTATCAGCTCTCATGAAGCAACATCCACTTCACTTTACTTCACCTGTGAAGGTACCAGATTCCCTGTCCTGTACTTACTCCTCAACTGGTATGCAGAGGTGTACCACCTCTGATCACATGGGTTCTACTTAGCCATCATGGCTGCTCGCCATTAATGGGCCTGCTCTCTTTAATACTATCTTAGAGATCTTCACTAAATCtcttggcagtgaattccacatgctAATTCCATGTTCTGTGAAGAGGTagttccttttgtctgccctgattCTACTGCCCGTCAACTTTCCTGGTTGTCCCAGAGTTCTGGTGTTTGGGAAATCGGGAAAAAGTTCTCTGTCCACTTTTCCCTATGTCATGCATAATTTGGTCACAATCCCTTCTCAtcgtcttttttttttcttaactgaaAAAGTGGTGGGTGTCTGGATGACTATTCTGCACCCACCTCCTTACCATTAGCACAGAtgttttgcacgcagaaggtttTGCACGCAGTTCAGTCTTGGAcacttccagttaaaaaggaGTTTAGTGTTAGAAAATACCTTTACTTTTCTAAAGGTCCACTGTGAACTGGAGTTGGCAGCCGGGCCAGCAGGATTTTTGGTGCCTTAGGTGAATTTTTAAGATTGgtgtcccaccaccaccaccgccaccaccaccaccaccttcaacATAGAAAACAAAGAGAATAAACTTTTATCCTTATTTATTTGACATTTGAAATGaatgatttaaaaataaacatataaCTACACTTGCATTTAAGTTGGCACCTCAAAAGCTTGGCAGTTGCCTAATTCACCTGTGTGGTCAGGCTTGCCCTGGTAGACAGTACTGAGATGGACTAAAGACCTGGCTCAGTATAAAACAGCTTTATATGTTCTCTTTGCTTCTTCTGGCCTTGAGAATTGAAGGGACACAACCAAAGACTCCCCATTATAACCCTCTGTTTTgtcccctcttctctctctctacaGATGGACATCATCTTTAAAAACCTGAATACTGTTGGGACCCTGCAGAGCAAATTTACAGAGTTCATTAAGGAGCAGGTATGAGCAGAAGAAGAGACAAGATTGGATTGGATTGAAGAAATGATTGGGGGTAGAGAAGAAGGTTACCGGGATTTTGAATATTGGATTTGGGTCTAGAAAATGAGTACAAAGGTATAGGATTCTGGTGGCAGGCCTGACTGATGGTTTGAGGTAGATATTGATTGAAAAGATGAAGTGTTTTCTAGCGCTTCTGGGACTTTTAGAGTGTTTTTCTTACCATCTAGAATTGGGGGAGAGCAGCAAATTGGCCAGGTCTGCCGAACGACCTCAAAATCAAAGCAGATGGTAGAGATTTCCCAGATGCTCTCTCCCAACTGGTTGAGCAGGCAGCAGCGTAGCAGGGGAGTCTGCTTTTAAGTAAGGATAATGCAGCGCACATTTGGGGCAAAAATATCTTCTCTGCTGGGATCTGAACTGGCAATGACTGTCAGAGAAAGAATTGTGAATGTGACGAGTAGCATGATGAAAATGttgattcagagccaagctacaagagatgaattacacgaggaggagcacgtgaagggagtcgcaatgttagccgggaagctgagttttaaaagagaccggaaggctttgtcaatttcctctctctacggagccagggagatgctgctcagagggtttgttttttccttctttgcctcttaaaagtggaagtgaaactgacagagccttccagaggcaaaccctctgagcagccatctccctggctctgtagagagaggaaattgacaaagccttccggtctcttttaaaactcagcttccctgctaacattgcagctccttcacgtgctccttctcgtgtaattcgtctcttggcTCTCAGTGTGTGGCAGTAGTGCAAACTCCATGATGGGAATATTCAGACAGAGTTGTGTTAATCTGGGTCCATATCATAATCATATAGATGTATCGTGTGTGTACATTTGGAATACTGCTTAAGTTATGTTCTGTACAGTAGAAAAGCTTCAAGGGAATATTACAACacaagattgctgaacttgagtttgtttacaaattcagaacaatggaaaccCAACCACTACCACCACCCTGCTGACTAAGGATGTAGGATTCTTagctcactacagatgctaattttctgcacttcctaCCCCTAAACATTTCTTCCCTGCTCTAATCAGTAGATTATAACTTGCATTgtgcctttgcatcctgactcccttctttgcagtaCCTCTCTGACtgtgatataaaggctcagggatctctattcctacttgtatctgatgatgggagctttgactctcaaaagattacacacctgccttatactgaatcagaccatcaaggtcagtattgcctattcagactggcagcaccgCTCCACAGTCTccggcaaaggtctttcacatcaccttctacctgatccttttacctggagatgccaaggactgaaactgggactttctgcatgcaaagcagaggctcttcctttgagccacagaccctcccctgggccatcttgttggtctttaaggtgctactggactcaaaacttgAGTTCTAATCATTGTGTCTCATAAAAGATATTGCAGGGCTGGATAGAGAGTGCAGAGAAGAGTCACCAAAATTAAGAGATGGGAACATAAGgacttaggattttttttttcagtttctagAAAAGTTTATTAAGGAGGGAAATGATTGAGGTTTATGTTTGGGGTAGAGAATGTGGACTTTCTCTCTTCCATTATACTATTCAGGGGCACCAGGTGAAATTTATCTTTGGATGCTAGTTGCTGGAGGGGCATCAAAAAAGAGAGTCCTTCCAGTGGCATCTGGTTGAAGCAGGATTGCCATTGGTCTGATCTCAAAGTCCCAGACTTGTTCACAAAAGCAGTCCTGGCGTGCTAATGAAGATACTGCCGCCTGGTCCTTGGAGCATTTGTAAAAAGTGGTGAAGTGTATGAGAGGTTGATCGCAgaggccacgcccctgaagaagataTTCACGAAATCCGATGAAcagccggccccggattgggcgcacGGCCCGGATTGCATTGTTCAACACTCCTATGATCAAGAGAATACATATTTGGGACCAATTGGACACAGGACTGCTTTTGTGAACAAGTCTGGGACTTTGAGTTTTGTGTAAATTGCTATAGGAACTATAAGCATTGTGGACAATGAATAAGATATATAGTAAATAATATTTCAAGTATAAATTTGCGTGTAATAATTTTGACTCTCCCTGGGATAATCCCTCTATTTGTGCTAGCCATTTACGGGAGAGGCCATTCGTTTCTTATTGGTCTGATCTGGCAGCACTGCTTTTATTTTCTTATGTGAACTGGACTGTGATTTTTCTGTGAGCCCAAGAGGATAACAGACCGAGGAGAGGAATATTCAGAGGGAAAGAATGAGACTGAAGTTAGCTTAAGGTTTTATAtgtgagcagggggagggggttagtTTCAGTTGGCAAAACCACACAGGGGCctcctctcacacacaaacacccagCAAATCCTAATCCAAACAGGGAACCCATGTGGTTTCTGTTAGCATTACAAAAAAAACCTTGGAAAAATCAAATCACAGGCCTTCCAGTGTCCCATCTGTGATGACGTTCAAAGAGTGGTTTTAAGACTTGGATTACTTCTGTCTAGAAGGTGGATTGGTGGAAAAAGAGAGTTGGAATGAAGTCTACTAGAACAATGTGGAGATATTCATTTTATAGGATTTGGGAGGGATGTGACATGGTATGACTTGGATTTTAGTGAGGGTTTGTTTTGGTACTGAggtaatttccccccttttttacttttctccttttcctcaccCTCTTCTGAAATCCTACTCTTCTTTCCTTCACCTTAGGATCAGCTCTCACGCCCCCTATTTGCAGGCCTAAAAGTCCTACCAAGCACCATGGCAGAGCGTCTCAAAGAAAAGCAACAGGAGCTGGTCAAAGAGTGCGAGGCAACAttagagggagaagaggaagaccggACAAATTCCAGATTGTCATTAGAGTCCAACATGCAGAGGGAAGCTAGGGATTTCCTGGAACGTTATGGGCGTCGTTACAAATCCCATGCCCTTACAGCAGGGGTAGCTTTTGGAGTGGGTGCCGTGGGGTTGACAGGTGGGGTAATTGGGGCTGGTGTGGCAGGCGCTATCTTGGCTGCAGAAGCTCTTGTGCTGAGCACAGGAACGGCTGCCACAGTTGCCATTGGGGCCTTGGCTGGGACGGGCACTTTTGCATTAGTTGGAGGAGGAGTAGGGGCAGGTGTAGGGAGCAGAATAGGGGAGCGTAGGGCACAGGAGGCCCATAGAATGTCTGAAAGAGATGTGGAGGTTGAAGAGGTTGAGGAGGAAATGTCAGACCAAATGTTTCTTATTGGTCAACAGGACACACCTTAGTGTTGGCAACAAAGCTGTCCTGAGGCCTACCCTTTCATCTGCAGCCAAGTGGTAGATTATACCATCATCTGCATTCCCTTCTGTTGTCAGGGAGATATGGATCCTAGGGGTGAGGGGGGGATAAATGTTGTAATCGATCCTCTGTCCCATTAACTGTGAAAAATTTATCTCCCCCTAATAGTTATGGAATAACAATCTGAGGTGCATTCCTGTATTCATCGCCATGGAGATATGACCTCATTAGTGATGGCTGAAAACATAGCAGTGTGACCTTCTGTGTTCTCTCTGACAGTATGTGAGGGAATAGCGTTCCCCCAATTTCCCTTTATCCCTCTTCAAGAAGGGAACAGGGAACCGCAAACCTATTGGAGATCAGCAGGCTTTTGTCAGGCTAACAAGCCACTTTTCCTCTCTCGCACCTACCCTGAGGAAACGAACAAAGTGGAGAGGGTGGGGAACTAGGTCTGTCTCTTTTCCGTTAGCTCCGCTTTAGGAATAGCTTGAGCTGGGGAGCAACCGGGTGACATTTTTATCACTGTGCTGGGCATTCTGAGATGAACTTGCCAGCACAGAGCAATGTATTATCCAGCTCTCTCAAAAAAGTGCTTTGCAATAGCCAGTTTCTCCCTTCATCCTCTGCCGAAAAGAGTTGTCAGATGGCATTTGCCATGGGATAGAGctaaggggtttttttaaatgaaattcaGCTGTACCTCCTCCCCCTCTTGCTGTGATTTTAGGACTTGGTGTTAACTTGCAGCACCCTCATACTCTGTCTCTGTGGTGCACATTGTGTGGATAATTGATTAACAGATTTTCCTTGTCTCTGGCGCTGCAGCAAGGGCTTAGGAGAAATTTGTGTTGCCTCAGAGGAATGAAGCCCCATCCTCAGGAAAGACTTTCCTCACAGTAGCCTATTTTGATGTGTCCAGAGGCACAGAGTAGGGCGCAATGTCTTCTGAGATACTCAACTGAGTTACTGTCAGAGACATTTCTCAATTTGATCCTAAGTGCCTTGATTTTTATGGCTGCCGAAAGCTTGTTCCTGCTCACCTAGCCTCTCTTGGTTCATCTTTTgggaaatacatttatttatttcacctcCTGCCtggaatgtgtttttttttccttttactgaATGTTGGCTAGAATCCACATATGTAGGTCTCCCACACACATATCATGCCGAGACAAAAAAAGGTTGATGGAAACACCAGAAGAATAGCGGGTTTCGCTGGAATTCAGCCATTACAACACTACAGCCTCTGGTGACTTGCAGACTTAATTGGAGAGGACAGAATCCAGATGTGAGCAAACTGTAGTCAAAACAAGCCTGTTGGCAGGACACCAGAGAAGGCTGGAGGGAAGCATTCAGCCTGTCTGTCCATCTTATTACTTCAGTCTGCACTGTGGACCCTTCTTCCATCCCACCAGATGTCAAAACGCATGTCCAAAGATGAAAGATTGAATAACTGGGTAGGATCAACAGAGGAAGAGGCTAGGAATTGAGTTGTGTATGGCCTATAATTATCTTCTCCATTTACAACTGCACTGATCTCAACTTTTGCAGTTTCAGAGAATGGGGCGTTATTTAAACATAAAAACCAAGGGGTACCAAGCAATGATGACTCTTCTGGTAAAAAGTTTTGGTTGATGTCTCCTTCCCTTTACACTCCTTTTGTCATTAATTCTCAGCCAGGAACATTAACTATCTTGCAAGTCCAGCCAACTCTACTAGAGGCCCTCGACCTTCAAACAGAACGAAGACAATTGTGACCCAAGGCACAGTTGAACCCATCTTCATTACACACTTAAGTCTCAAAGTGGTCTTCAGTTTTTCCAAAGAACTCTTAAGAATTGCATTTTTGTGAGAATGCTAACAAGTCTTTAAGAGATTTTTGTAGCCATGACAGACAAACAAGTATAAAATTAGTTTAAATTTGTTGGTGTAGACATTATCCCTTTGTAGCCCCAGTCTCCCACTGAATCCATACCAGATTCCCATCTTTCTCTACAATataattaatttttcaaaaaaaattaattggacAACCAGCCTACATCATCTTTCCAGGGGCCAAGTGCCATGATGGTAACAAACCACTGGTCATCTTGGGCCTCAGACACGGCGTATTTTCATCTCACTTTTCTTGAGAGAGTAGTAGAAGCCCTTCCAAGCAGCCCAGTTAATGCCATTGGCATAGGAGAGATGGACCCCACCAAGGTAGAAGCCATTGAGATTGGACAAATGGCAGCTCTTAAACCACCAAGCACCCGAGGAGAGGGCAGCACAGTTCTGCACATAAAGGTCTTGGTCGCGGTCAAAAGTGGAGAACTTCTGGCCTTGATGGTAGGACAGTGAGTCACCTAGAGCGAAAGCAGAAAAATCACAGAAATAAGGACTTCATAAAAGCTTTTGAGCACAGTTAGAATAATGAGCCCATCCCAACTTAAGTTTTTTACTCAAGATTAGATTCAGTGGCCGCTAGGTGTTCCATTTTGCCCTAGCTTTCCCGTGAATGAAGGTTACCTGTTATTAGGAACCCCGATATGCTACTTCAACTTGAATGATGCAGAAGGGATTTCTCTTCAATAACGTAAGAGTCCCCCACAAGAAAGTTTAGGTTCTTAAGACCTAGTTCTCCCATTGAGGTGGTAAGCCATGCTTAGGATGTACCACTTCAAAATGGAGGTAGGGACTAACATGATGGAATgatattttatataaaaaaatgtcGGCAAGGAGGATTCTGGCCTGGATGTCTCTCTACTAATCTATGTGTGAGGATCTTTATATGCATGTGCTTTGTTCCGTTGCATGAGACGTTCAGATAAAGCAGCAAAAAGTATATAAACGCCAGCCTGTTAAGCAGCTGTTTCTTGGGTGGAACACCTAGAACAAGATTCTCCAACCCTATCAAGCCCTCAGGCACTTTTGGCGTTTTGAGACAGAGTCATGGGTACCACCAGAGAAAGACTGCCATGGGAGCGGGTCAAATCACAAAATGTTTTGAGGTTCCAAGACAAACATTGCCATGCAGTGGACGTATCTGGTTCTGAAAGGGCATGCCTGCAGGTAAAAAAAGCAAGCTCTTGGGCTTTTCTGAAGCACCTTCTGaatcaaagaaggaaagagaagtagcattggcttgctgctttggagaCAGACATAAGGAAGTCTCTATCCAAGTCAAAAAACGCACagctgtaatcagggctttttttctgggaaaagaggtggtggaactcagtgggttgcccttggagaaaatggtcacatggctggtggccctgcccccagatctccagatgggagttgagattgccctctaaactcccctctgtctggagatcagggggcggggccaccagccacgtgaccattttcaagaggttccggaactctgttccactgtgttcctgctgaaaaaaagccctggctgtaataCAGATTCCCAGGATAGCTCAGTGCTTGTCAGTCAGCTGGTAGGGAGTCGATACCAAGTGTTTCTGTCCTGTGTCCACTATGAATTTTATCTCCCAGATTCAAGAAGCGAGTGGGCACCATGAAATACAATGGCAGGCACCATAATCACCCTAACTGCCCTGTTGGAAGATGGTGATCTAAGAAGTGGCCAGTAAGTAAAACCAAACCTTGGATGACATACAAGCTGGTAGTTGTACATGTGGGAGTGACAACCTGGGCCTTGGGGGATTCACTCACTTCTCATCCTAACTACATCCTCTGCCTCACATGGCTTTTCTTCAGGTGGATTCCTTTTTGAGGAAGTTACAGGGACCCCTCCTTTTTTGtcagtagaaaagctggttggatcttaCGCTAAAGTTCTCTTTGGGTACTGGGGttagatgtcacttctggactcTCTCCAAACACATAGCTTGAACACCCAAAGATTTCCTTTAATTAGAAGCCTGCTATCCTCTCATTCATgggaggagaatgaagtaaaGTGTTGCAGCTAGTGAGAACCAAGAACTAAGAATTTGGGGCACTCTCACCTGCTCCTCCATCAGTGAAACCAGATACGTGGAGTGTATAGCCATCCTCTTCTGCACTGATGGCATGGGGTGAGAGTGAGAAGTCGGCGTATTTGGCAAAGGCTGTGTTGTTCTCAAAGTCTTCCAGCTCTACACGTAGCTCATACTTATGCTTAAGGGTCAGGAGGTGGATATTTTGCAGTCCTGGATCAAGGGATAGATAGAATAACATGTTATGCGTACAGGTCCCTCAAACACCTCATTTGTCCTTCACTTTGGGAGCAGTGGACT encodes the following:
- the MFAP4 gene encoding microfibril-associated glycoprotein 4 isoform X2, which codes for MLEVAHPWFILHQLHWLPQQQHCGEDSFPLDCDDIYEQGSVADGVYLIYPSGPNIPVPVYCDMTTDDGKWTIFQKRFNGTVSFFRGWNDYRFGFGKADGEYWLGLQNIHLLTLKHKYELRVELEDFENNTAFAKYADFSLSPHAISAEEDGYTLHVSGFTDGGAGDSLSYHQGQKFSTFDRDQDLYVQNCAALSSGAWWFKSCHLSNLNGFYLGGVHLSYANGINWAAWKGFYYSLKKSEMKIRRV
- the MFAP4 gene encoding microfibril-associated glycoprotein 4 isoform X1, encoding MKASLILPGLLFLLLLVHLPIAQGQAINAQAQQQQHCGEDSFPLDCDDIYEQGSVADGVYLIYPSGPNIPVPVYCDMTTDDGKWTIFQKRFNGTVSFFRGWNDYRFGFGKADGEYWLGLQNIHLLTLKHKYELRVELEDFENNTAFAKYADFSLSPHAISAEEDGYTLHVSGFTDGGAGDSLSYHQGQKFSTFDRDQDLYVQNCAALSSGAWWFKSCHLSNLNGFYLGGVHLSYANGINWAAWKGFYYSLKKSEMKIRRV